In Strongyloides ratti genome assembly S_ratti_ED321, scaffold srae_chrx_scaffold0000002, a single window of DNA contains:
- a CDS encoding PMP-22/EMP/MP20/Claudin superfamily-containing protein, whose product MMDSLEKTVELRGSQILNYERYHKMLWQRRLMAGATCATIVSIVIFIGAVFSPNWTTLYFRNTKNEMVYVTLGVWGEWRTIHVENSTVKPVPEFISYFPHPPKEILRLDDTDLQHYYRAQAVFCFISLILMFCNNGLAIYTFYHHRYIYKRLVACLHLVIAMSLVVTSEILINSVNEWNLQVAMKHSIVDWHYKSQQNLGLATHITWIVALIYFCAFCIFIVSSKKQKGSRAATAEFEIEDRPIHIGR is encoded by the exons ATGATGGATTCATTAGAGAAGACAGTTGAGTTAAGAGGAagtcaaattttaaattacgaAAGATACCATAAAATGTTATGGCAACGGAGGTTAATGGCAGGTGCTACATGTGCAACTATT gtatcaatagttatttttattggaGCAGTATTTTCACCAAATTGGACAACATTATATTTTCGTAATACTAAAAATGAAATGGTATATGTCACATTAGGTGTATGGGGTGAATGGAGAACAATTCATGTGGAAAATTCTACTGTAAAACCAGTACCtgaatttatttcttattttccTCATCCACCTAAAGAAATACTACGTTTAGATGATACAGACCTTCAac aTTATTACAGAGCACAGGCagttttttgttttatttcattGATTCTTATGTTTTGTAATAATGGATTAgcaatatatacattttatcaCCATcgttatatttataaacgGCTAGTTGCGTGTCTTCATTTAGTTATTG CAATGAGTCTTGTTGTTACTagtgaaattttaataaattctgTTAATGAATGGAATTTACAAGTAGCAATGAAACATAGTATTGTCGACTGGCATTATAAATCTCAACAAAATTTAGGCTTAGCAACTCATATAACATGGATTGTTgcattaatatatttttgtgctttttgtatttttattgtttcatcaaaaaaacaaaaaggaAGCCGTGCTGCTACAGCTGAGTTTGAAATTGAAGATCGACCTATTCATATTGGACGTTAA
- a CDS encoding Glycoside hydrolase, catalytic domain and Glycoside hydrolase family 20, catalytic core domain and Glycoside hydrolase, superfamily domain and Beta-hexosaminidase family-containing protein, which yields MKKYFFPFKNKGNETKIILLEVSIKNCPNYREYPQIGMNENYELVINSNRTAKIIAKEVWGAIRGLESLSQVITYDYNNNIYEMRTLHVIDKPRFKVRGFLIDTSRHFLPIFVIKRHLDLMNMNKLNLLHWHIVDTQSFPYVSKRFPQLSKKGAYTPKHTYTFKDIQIIIDYAKIYGIIVMPEFDTPGHMGSWYGIDGLLTKCYNKDGNESMSIQPNLIDPSKESNFKFLKDFFTEIKSLFVSNWIHLGGDEVQFWEDSCWLNNPKIKSFMKEKGFKNDTKLLESYYIQRLSDIIRNVNKNWIQIFWEEIFYYSTVPKNSIVHVWRATSKNDLYNSLNEITKKGYNVIVSGLWYLNYVRYGSDWRQNKSKDINSSPALYDVDIQGFNGTTAQKNKVFGGIAAMWGEYIDQTNIESTSWPRGSAVAEKLWSSQNESNNADNEIRRFREHRCRMLTRGYQVSPTDGPDFCTIH from the exons atgaaaaaatatttttttccttttaaaaataaaggaaatgaaacaaagataattttattagaagtatctattaaaaattgtccAAATTATAGGGAATATCCACAAATAGGAATGAATGAAAATT ATGAATTAGTAATTAATTCAAATCGTACAGCAAAAATTATAGCTAAAGAAGTTTGGGGAGCAATAAGAGGATTAGAATCATTGAGTCAAGTTATAACATATgattacaataataatatttatgagATGAGAACTTTACATGTTATTGATAAACCAAGATTTAAAGTAAGAggatttttaattgatacaTCACGTCATTTCTTACCAATATTTGTCATTAAAAGACATTTAGATCTTATGaatatgaataaattaaaCTTACTTCATTGGCATATAGTTGATACACAATCATTTCCATATGTTTCTAAAAGATTTCCTCAATTATCTAAAAAAGGAGCATATACACCAAAACATACTTATACATTTAAAGatatacaaattattattgatTATGCTAAAATTTATGGCATAATTGTTATGCCTGAATTTGACACTCCTGGTCATATGGGTTCATGGTATGGTATAGATggattattaacaaaatgttataataaagatGGAAATGAAAGTATGTCTATTCAACCAAATTTAATAGACCCATCAAAagaaagtaattttaaatttttaaaagatttttttactGAAATAAAAAGTCTTTTTGTAAGTAATTGGATACATTTAGGGGGTGATGAAGTACAATTTTGGGAAGATAGTTGTTGGCTTAATAATCctaaaattaaatcatttatgAAAGAGAAGggatttaaaaatgatacaaaattattagaaagtTATTATATACAAAGATTATCTGATATAATTagaaatgtaaataaaaattggattcaaatattttgggaagaaatattttattatagtaCTGTTCCTAAAAATTCTATAGTACATGTATGGAGAGCAACatctaaaaatgatttatataattcattaaatgaaataacaaaaaaaggTTATAATGTTATTGTATCAGGTTTATGgtatttaaattatgttCGTTATGGTTCTGATTGGAGGCAAAATAAATCTAAAGATATCAATTCTTCTCCAGCTTTATATGATGTTGATATACAAGGTTTTAATGGAACTACAgctcaaaaaaataaagtatttggGGGTATTGCAGCTATGTGGGGAGAATATATAGATCAGACAAACATTGAATCAACATCTTGGCCAAGAGGATCAGCTGTCGCAGAAAAATTATGGAGTTCTCAAAATGAAAGTAATAATGCAGACAATGAGATAAGACGTTTTCGTGAACATAGATGCAGAATGTTAACTAGAGGATATCAAGTTTCTCCAACAGATGGTCCTGATTTTTGCACTATACATTAG
- a CDS encoding G protein-coupled receptor, rhodopsin-like family and GPCR, rhodopsin-like, 7TM domain-containing protein → MISSLALADLLIIIFCLPSTFINNLFLQWPLGNVACKLSTWINNITSCSSVFTLIAVTADRYLAICHTMKYTVWDSDMSYYVIGTIWLVSGMLASPQLFIYREMYFDPSSNVMYTNDELNDTNINNVLKFCSSSMDETYVFIFFNLFLTFIVPFVLIIIMYSLIFHRVSTHRSLAVDAHIRDERTKLRAAHMMLTVIIVFAFCWTPLFSLHAYFIATNPEGFFYEVAVTILRPCFQWLSLLSSSLNPLIYIAYSQKYRRAFHQLLLLPCQTKLGTIRKFTFKKKENLQLKRNDEEIHKKMEGVVGIQSLTTICNPNDNIQTISVCESQKIGKTKIESL, encoded by the exons ATGATATCATCATTGGCATTAGCTGAtttacttattattattttttgtctACCATCTACTTTcattaacaatttatttttac AATGGCCTTTAGGAAATGTAGCATGTAAATTGTCAACATGGATTAATAATATCACGTCTTGTTCATCTGTTTTTACCTTGATTGCTGTCACTGCAGATAGATATTTAGCAATATGTCATACAATGAAGTATACTGTATGGGATTCAGATATGTCTTATTATGTCATTGGCACAATATGGCTTGTCAGTGGAATGTTAGCTTCCCCAcaattattcatttatagagaa atgtaTTTTGATCCATCTAGTAATGTTATGTATACAAATGATGAATTAAATgatacaaatataaataatgtattaaaattttgttctTCAAGTATGGATGAAAcatatgtatttatatttttcaatctTTTTTTGACATTTATAGTAccatttgttttaattattataatgtatagtttaatttttcacAGAGTATCAACACATCGTAGTTTAGCTGTTGACGCTCATATTAGAGATGAAAGAACTAAATTAAGAGCAGCACATATGATGCTAACGGTTATAATTGTATTTGCTTTTTGTTGGACTCCTTTATTTA GCCTTCATGCATATTTTATCGCAACAAATCCGGAAGGTTTTTTTTACGAAGTAGCAGTAACTATATTAAGACCATGTTTTCAATGGTTATCCCTTTTGTCAAGTTCATTAAATCCGTTAATATATATTGCATACAGTCAAAAATACCGTAGAGCATTTCATCAACTTTTATTACTTCCTTGTCAAACAAAACTAGGAACAATAAGAAagtttacttttaaaaaaaaggaaaatttacaattaaaaagaaacGATGAAgaaatacataaaaaaatggaaGGAGTTGTAGGGATTCAATCATTAACAACAATATGTAATCCAAATGATAATATACAAACTATAAGTGTATGTGAATCACAAAAAATAGGGAAAACAAAAATTGAAAGTTTGTAA
- a CDS encoding No mechanoreceptor potential A, whose translation MNWLSIAAICTFFIIPTSAVFECSGSETTAFIRISRARLDGTPVVISTAGHDLTCAQYCRNNIEPTTGAQRVCASFNFDGRETCYFFDDAAAPAGTGELNEAPSANNFYYEKVCLPAVSAHEACTYRSFSFERTRNTQLEGFVKKSTQVSSREECLSTCLKETEFVCRSVNYNYENFMCELSTEDRRSKPQNMRMSNAPVDYYDNNCLNRQNRCGESGGNLIFIKTTQFEIHYYDHTQSMEAQESFCLQKCLDSLNTFCRSVEYSPSEKNCIVSDEDTYSRADQQGEVANKDYYEPVCVAADLSSSTCRQQAAFERFIGSAIEGNPVATTQQVTISDCISLCFQNLNCKSINYDRTHSTCYIYAVGRQESNIKNDANFDYYEFNCESQFGGMALCTNEGIRFIVNTKEPYTGAIYAAEKFSTCSQVVENAKQISITFPPPTISTDCGTTIKDGKMEALVVVSLDGVLPHQVTTEWDRFYRVSCDVSMDNMVKEGSVVVTTMYESGEANTQVLETGTPPPVTATISFLDANDQPVTKASIGDQINLVVSSEQAGPHNMMLTDCTATRVGGEGDAVPFTIIDNGCPRYPALVGPVLQDFNKNRLKSEMKAFRLDGSYDIQIECSVMFCAGPMGCPPSNCLDSGTNELFASHGRKKRSVIDYNNSTTSAETLSAIIRVLAAGEEELEVEEFYRNDTNFKYDSDENISAHNLFCMSEMWFVSGIVSMSMICLLLSVLIVIWGCHSLNQSSKLPM comes from the exons atgAACTGGCTATCTATAGCTGCTATCTGTACATTCTTTATTATACCAACTTCTGCTGTCTTTGAATGCTCTGGATCAGAAACTACAGCTTTTATTAGAATATCAAGAGCTCGTCTTGATGGTACTCCTGTAGTTATTTCAACAGCTGGACATGATTTAACTTGTGCACAATATTgtagaaataatattgaacCAACTACTGGTGCTCAACGTGTATGTGcttcatttaattttgatgGTCGTGAAACATGTTACTTTTTTGATGATGCTGCTGCACCTGCTGGTACTGGTGAATTAAATGAAGCACCATCagcaaataatttttattatgaaaaagttTGCCTTCCAGCTGTATCTGCTCATGAAGCATGTACATATAGATCATTTTCATTTGAAAGAACTAGAAATACTCAATTAGAAggttttgttaaaaaatcaaCACAAGTTTCATCACGTGAAGAATGTCTTTCAACATGTTTAAAAGAAACTGAATTTGTATGTAGATcagttaattataattatgaaaACTTTATGTGTGAACTTTCAACTGAAGATCGTCGTTCAAAACCACAAAATATGAGAATGTCAAATGCACCAGTTgattattatgataataattgtttaaatagACAAAATAGATGTGGTGAATCTGGtggaaatttaatttttatcaaaacaaCACAATTTGAAATTCATTATTATGATCATACTCAATCAATGGAAGCACAAGAATCATTCTGTTTACAAAAATGTTTAGATTCATTAAATACTTTCTGTAGATCTGTTGAATATTCACCATCTGAAAAGAATTGTATTGTTTCTGATGAAGATACATATTCAAGAGCTGATCAACAAGGTGAAGTTGCTAATAAAGATTATTATGAACCTGTTTGTGTTGCTGCTGATCTTAGTTCATCTACCTGTCGCCAACAAGCTGCATTTGAAAGATTCATTGGATCTGCAATTGAAGGTAATCCAGTTGCTACAACACAACAAGTTACTATTTCTGATTGTATTTCACTTTGTTTCCAAAATTTGAATTGTAAATCAATTAATTATGATCGTACACATTCTACATGTTATATTTATGCTGTTGGTAGACAAgaatcaaatattaaaaatgatgcAAACTTTGATTATTATGAATTTAATTGTGAATCACAATTCGGTGGAATGGCTTTATGTACAAATGAAGGTATTagatttattgttaatactAAAGAACCATATACTGGTGCTATATATGCTGCTGAGAAATTTAGTACATGTTCACAAGTTGTTGAAAATGCTAAACAAATATCTATTACATTCCCACCACCAACAATTTCAACTGATTGTGGAACAACAATTAAAGATGGTAAAATGGAAGCACTCGTTGTTGTATCATTAGATGGTGTTTTACCACATCAAGTTACCACAGAATGGGATAGATTTTATCGTGTATCATGTGATGTTTCTATGGATAATATGGTTAAAGAAGGATCTGTTGTTGTTACAACAATGTATGAATCTGGAGAAGCTAATACACAAGTTTTAGAAACTGGAACACCACCACCAGTTACTGCTACAATTTCATTCTTAGATGCTAATGACCAACCTGTTACAAAAGCATCTATTGGTGATCAAATTAATCTTGTTGTTTCTTCAGAACAAGCAGGACCACATAATATGATGCTTACAGATTGTACTGCAACAAGAGTTGGAGGTGAAGGCGATGCTGTACCATTTACAATTATTGATAATGGATGCCCAAGATATCCAGCACTTGTTGGACCAGTTTTACAAGATTTCAACAAAAATCGTCTTAAATCTGAAATGAAAGCATTCCGTTTAGATGGATCATATGATATTCAAATTGAATGTTCTGTTATGTTTTGTGCTGGTCCAATGGGTTGCCCACCATCTAATTGTCTTGATTCAGGAACAAATGAATTATTTGCTTCACATGGAAGAAAGAAAAGAAGTGTTattgattataataattcaaCAACATCTGCAGAAACATTATCTGCCATTATTAGAGTACTTGCTGCTGGAGAAGAAGAATTAGAAGTTGAAGaattttatagaaatgaTACTAATTTCAAGTATGATTC tgaTGAAAATATCTCAGCTCACAATTTATTCTGTATGTCTGAAATGTGGTTTGTATCAGGAATTGTTTCAATGTCTATGATTTGTCTCCTTCTTTCTGTTCTTATTGTTATTTGGGGATGTCATTCATTAAATCAATCTTCAAAATTACCTATGTAA
- a CDS encoding Guanine nucleotide-binding protein G(i) subunit alpha-1, with protein MGCCISFGKDAKSRSKEIDNQLKNDAQKRAKEVKLLLLGAGESGKSTFFKQMKIIHDSGYNEEERKAYITVIFSNTVQSLAAIIKAMGVLGISFSNKTNILTGKLFLRMLDKNTSKMFNDELVEAMEKLWTDVGVQECYSRSTEYQLNDSAAYYLNSLDRISATGYIPSIDDILRTRVKTTGIVETSFDYKNFHFQMIDVGGQRSERKKWIHCFENVTAIIFFVALSEYDMVLAEEDSNRMTESMRLFDSISNNRWFQDTSIILFLNKKDLFEEKIKRSPLTKCFPEYKGSNSYEEAAAYIQLQFENITKRKDSHKETYTHFTCATDTNNVRFVFDAVTDIIMNDNLRQCGLC; from the exons atgGGTTGTTGTATTAGCTTTGGAAAAGATGCTAAAAGTCGTTCTAAGGAAATTGATAATCaa ttaaaaaatgatgCACAAAAACGTGCTAAAgaagttaaattattattgttaggAGCTGGTGAATCTGGTAaatcaacattttttaaacaaatgaaaataattcatGATTCTGGATATAATGAAGAAGAACGTAAAGCTTATATAACtgttattttttcaaatactGTACAATCATTAGCAGCTATCATTAAAGCTATGGGAGTTTTAGGAAtatcattttcaaataaaacaaatattttaacaggAAAGTTATTTTTACGTATGTTAGATAAGAATACttcaaaaatgtttaatgaTGAATTAGTTGAAGCAATGGAAAAGTTATGGACAGATGTTGGTGTACAAGAATGTTATTCAAGATCAACAGAATATCAACTAAATGATTCAGCAgcatattatttaaatagtttAGATAGAATTTCTGCAACCGGTTATATACCATCTATTGATGATATTCTTCGTACAAGAGTTAAGACTACTGGAATTGTTGAAACATcttttgattataaaaattttcattttcaaatGATTGATGTTGGTGGACAAAGATCTGAACGTAAAAAATGGATACATTGTTTTGAAAATGTTACAGCtatcatattttttgttgCTTTATCTGAATATGACATGGTTTTAGCTGAGGAAGATTCt AATCGTATGACTGAGTCAATGCGTCTATTTGATagtatttcaaataatagaTGGTTTCAAGATACATCTATTATCTTATTTCTTAATAAGAAAGATttatttgaagaaaaaattaaacgtTCACCTTTAACTAAATGTTTTCCAGAATACAAAg gtTCAAATAGTTATGAAGAAGCTGCTGCATATATACAACTtcaatttgaaaatattactaaGCGTAAAGACAGTCACAAAGAAACCTATACACATTTTACATGTGCTACTGACACAAATAATGTTCGTTTTGTTTTTGATGCCGTAACTGATATTATCATGAATGATAATTTACGTCAATGTGGTTTATGTTAG